The following are encoded in a window of Kitasatospora sp. NBC_01250 genomic DNA:
- a CDS encoding amino-acid N-acetyltransferase has translation MEVTIRRARTTDVRAVRRLIDGYARGGILLDKPTVTLFESVQEFWVAERDDDGSVVACGALHVMWEDLAEVRTLAVDPICRGHGIGHVLLEKLLQTARWLGVRRIFCLTFEVAFFAKHGFIEIGETDDGTTDPAVIATEVYEELLRSYDEGVAEFLDLERVKPNTLGNSRMLLHL, from the coding sequence ATGGAGGTCACCATCCGCCGGGCGCGGACCACTGATGTGCGGGCCGTCCGCCGGCTGATCGACGGCTACGCGCGGGGCGGCATTCTGCTCGACAAGCCCACGGTCACACTGTTCGAATCCGTTCAGGAGTTCTGGGTCGCCGAACGCGATGACGACGGGAGCGTGGTCGCCTGCGGCGCGCTGCACGTGATGTGGGAAGACCTGGCGGAGGTGCGCACCCTGGCCGTCGATCCGATCTGCCGAGGTCACGGCATCGGACACGTGCTGCTGGAGAAGCTGCTGCAGACCGCGCGGTGGCTCGGCGTCCGTCGGATTTTCTGCTTGACGTTCGAGGTCGCGTTCTTCGCGAAACACGGCTTCATCGAGATCGGCGAAACCGATGATGGTACGACAGACCCGGCCGTCATCGCTACGGAAGTGTATGAAGAACTCCTTCGCTCCTACGACGAAGGAGTGGCGGAGTTCCTCGACCTGGAGCGGGTGAAGCCCAACACCCTGGGCAACTCGCGCATGCTGCTGCACCTCTGA
- a CDS encoding ATP-dependent Clp protease ATP-binding subunit: MFERFTDRARRVVVLAQEEARMLNHNYIGTEHILLGLIHEGEGVAAKALESLGISLEAVRQQVEEIIGQGQQAPSGHIPFTPRAKKVLELSLREALQLGHNYIGTEHILLGLIREGEGVAAQVLVKLGADLNRVRQQVIQLLSGYQGGGKESATAGGPAEGTPSTSLVLDQFGRNLTQAAREAKLDPVIGREKEIERVMQVLSRRTKNNPVLIGEPGVGKTAVVEGLAQAIVKGEVPETLKDKQLYTLDLGALVAGSRYRGDFEERLKKVLKEIRTRGDIILFIDELHTLVGAGAAEGAIDAASILKPMLARGELQTIGATTLDEYRKHLEKDAALERRFQPIQVAEPSLPHTIEILKGLRDRYEAHHRVSITDAALVAAATLADRYISDRFLPDKAIDLIDEAGSRMRIRRMTAPPDLREFDEKIAEVRREKESAIDAQDFEKAASLRDDEKQLLNAKSKREKEWKAGDMDVVAEVDEELIAEVLATATGIPVFKLTEEESSRLLRMEDELHKRVIGQKDAIKALSQAIRRTRAGLKDPKRPGGSFIFAGPSGVGKTELSKTLAEFLFGDEDALISLDMSEFSEKHTVSRLFGSPPGYVGYEEGGQLTEKVRRKPFSVVLFDEVEKAHPDIFNSLLQILEDGRLTDSQGRVVDFKNTVIIMTTNLGTRDISKGFGLGFAASGDTQTGYERMKAKVGEELKQHFRPEFLNRVDDIVVFHQLTEEDIIQIVDLMIEKVDGRLKDRDMGLELSIEAKKLLAKRGYDPLLGARPLRRTIQREIEDHLSEKILFGELRAGHIVVVGVEGDGKDAKFTFRGEEKSAVADTPAAVAATGPDLTK, encoded by the coding sequence ATGTTCGAGAGGTTCACCGACCGCGCGCGGCGGGTTGTCGTCCTGGCTCAGGAAGAAGCCCGGATGCTCAACCACAACTACATCGGCACCGAGCACATCCTCCTGGGCCTGATCCACGAGGGTGAGGGTGTCGCCGCTAAGGCCCTGGAGAGCCTCGGGATCTCTCTTGAGGCGGTCCGCCAGCAGGTCGAGGAGATCATCGGGCAGGGCCAGCAGGCTCCGTCCGGCCACATCCCGTTCACCCCCCGGGCCAAGAAGGTGCTGGAGCTCTCGCTCCGCGAGGCCCTTCAGCTCGGCCACAACTACATCGGCACCGAGCACATCCTGCTCGGCCTGATCCGCGAGGGCGAGGGCGTCGCCGCCCAGGTCCTCGTGAAGCTGGGTGCGGACCTCAACCGGGTCCGCCAGCAGGTCATCCAGCTGCTCTCCGGGTACCAGGGCGGCGGCAAGGAGTCGGCCACGGCCGGCGGGCCCGCCGAGGGCACCCCGTCGACCTCGCTGGTCCTGGACCAGTTCGGCCGCAACCTCACCCAGGCCGCCCGCGAGGCCAAGCTCGACCCGGTGATCGGGCGCGAGAAGGAGATCGAGCGGGTCATGCAGGTGCTGTCCCGCCGCACCAAGAACAACCCGGTGCTGATCGGCGAGCCCGGCGTCGGCAAGACGGCGGTCGTCGAGGGCCTGGCCCAGGCGATCGTCAAGGGCGAGGTGCCGGAGACGCTGAAGGACAAGCAGCTCTACACGCTCGACCTCGGCGCTCTGGTGGCCGGTTCCCGCTACCGCGGTGACTTCGAGGAGCGCCTGAAGAAGGTGCTCAAGGAGATCCGCACCCGCGGCGACATCATCCTGTTCATCGACGAGCTGCACACCCTGGTCGGCGCGGGCGCCGCCGAGGGTGCGATCGACGCGGCCTCCATCCTCAAGCCGATGCTGGCCCGTGGTGAGCTGCAGACGATCGGCGCCACCACGCTGGACGAGTACCGCAAGCACCTGGAGAAGGACGCCGCGCTGGAGCGCCGCTTCCAGCCGATCCAGGTCGCCGAGCCCTCGCTCCCGCACACCATCGAGATCCTCAAGGGTCTGCGCGACCGGTACGAGGCCCACCACCGGGTCTCGATCACGGACGCCGCCCTGGTCGCCGCCGCCACCCTGGCCGACCGGTACATCTCGGACCGCTTCCTGCCGGACAAGGCGATCGACCTGATCGACGAGGCCGGCTCCCGGATGCGCATCCGCCGGATGACCGCGCCGCCGGACCTGCGCGAGTTCGACGAGAAGATCGCCGAGGTCCGCCGCGAGAAGGAGAGCGCGATCGACGCGCAGGACTTCGAGAAGGCCGCCTCGCTGCGTGACGACGAGAAGCAGCTCCTGAACGCGAAGTCCAAGCGCGAGAAGGAGTGGAAGGCCGGCGACATGGACGTCGTCGCCGAGGTGGACGAGGAGCTGATCGCGGAGGTCCTGGCCACCGCCACCGGCATCCCGGTCTTCAAGCTCACCGAGGAGGAGTCCTCCCGCCTGCTGCGTATGGAGGACGAGCTGCACAAGCGCGTCATCGGCCAGAAGGACGCCATCAAGGCGCTCTCCCAGGCCATCCGGCGCACCCGGGCAGGCCTCAAGGACCCGAAGCGTCCCGGTGGTTCGTTCATCTTCGCCGGCCCCTCCGGCGTCGGTAAGACCGAACTCTCCAAGACGCTCGCCGAGTTCCTCTTCGGCGACGAGGACGCCCTGATCTCCCTCGACATGTCGGAGTTCAGCGAGAAGCACACCGTCTCGCGGCTCTTCGGCTCGCCCCCCGGCTACGTCGGGTACGAGGAGGGTGGCCAGCTCACCGAGAAGGTGCGCCGCAAGCCGTTCTCGGTCGTCCTCTTCGACGAGGTCGAGAAGGCCCACCCGGACATCTTCAACTCGCTGCTGCAGATCCTGGAGGACGGTCGCCTGACCGACTCCCAGGGCCGGGTCGTGGACTTCAAGAACACGGTCATCATCATGACCACCAACCTCGGCACCCGGGACATCTCCAAGGGCTTCGGCCTGGGCTTCGCCGCCAGCGGTGACACCCAGACCGGGTACGAGCGGATGAAGGCCAAGGTCGGCGAGGAGCTCAAGCAGCACTTCCGCCCCGAGTTCCTCAACCGTGTCGACGACATCGTGGTCTTCCACCAGCTGACCGAGGAAGACATCATCCAGATCGTCGACCTGATGATCGAGAAGGTGGACGGCCGCCTCAAGGACCGCGACATGGGCCTGGAGCTCAGCATCGAGGCCAAGAAGCTGCTGGCCAAGCGCGGTTACGACCCGCTGCTCGGCGCCCGCCCGCTGCGTCGCACGATTCAGCGCGAGATCGAGGACCACCTCTCCGAGAAGATCCTCTTCGGCGAGCTGCGCGCCGGCCACATCGTGGTCGTCGGCGTGGAGGGCGACGGCAAGGACGCCAAGTTCACCTTCCGTGGCGAGGAGAAGTCGGCGGTTGCCGACACTCCGGCCGCGGTGGCGGCGACGGGTCCCGACCTGACGAAGTAA
- a CDS encoding Clp protease N-terminal domain-containing protein — MANSTRKTYSVRLDDLIEAIKQGQGDALTQLSNAVVAADHLGEVADHLIGHFVDQARRSGASWTDIGRSMGVTRQAAQKRFVPKDPGEPTDLDPSQGFGRFTPRARKVVVASQEEARDARNEEINADHLLLGLLHEPDGLAVKALLAQDITVAQLREAATAVLPAASDEAIPALIPFDAGARKAIELSFREAIRLGHNYVGTEHILLALLEFEDGSGVLGGLGLDKAGVEAAIAAELAAFS, encoded by the coding sequence ATGGCGAACTCCACGCGCAAGACGTACTCCGTGCGCCTCGACGACCTGATCGAGGCCATCAAGCAGGGCCAGGGCGATGCGCTGACCCAGCTCTCCAACGCGGTCGTCGCGGCGGACCACCTCGGCGAGGTGGCCGACCACCTGATCGGCCACTTCGTCGACCAGGCCCGACGCTCGGGCGCCTCCTGGACCGACATCGGCCGCAGCATGGGCGTCACCCGGCAGGCCGCCCAGAAGCGGTTCGTGCCCAAGGACCCGGGCGAGCCCACCGACCTCGACCCCAGCCAGGGCTTCGGCCGCTTCACCCCGCGGGCGCGCAAGGTGGTGGTGGCCTCCCAGGAGGAGGCCCGCGACGCCCGGAACGAGGAGATCAACGCCGACCACCTGCTGCTCGGCCTGCTGCACGAGCCGGACGGCCTGGCCGTCAAGGCCCTGCTGGCTCAGGACATCACGGTGGCCCAGCTGCGGGAGGCCGCGACCGCGGTGCTGCCGGCGGCCTCGGACGAGGCGATCCCCGCGCTCATCCCGTTCGACGCGGGCGCGCGCAAGGCGATCGAGCTGAGCTTCCGCGAGGCGATCCGGCTGGGCCACAACTACGTCGGCACGGAGCACATCCTGCTCGCCCTGCTGGAGTTCGAGGACGGCTCCGGCGTGCTGGGCGGGCTCGGCCTGGACAAGGCGGGGGTGGAGGCCGCCATCGCGGCGGAACTGGCCGCGTTCAGCTGA
- a CDS encoding BlaI/MecI/CopY family transcriptional regulator yields the protein MVRSLGELENAVMTRVWRWNRPVTVREVLLDLRAERDIAYTTVMTVLDKLYRKGWLRREREGRAYRYAPVSSREAYTASLMNDAWATSDNPAAALVHFFGMMSADQRAALRDALRVTGPDPSDDGNPPLGTDGTEPGPTR from the coding sequence ATGGTGCGCTCGCTCGGCGAACTCGAGAACGCCGTCATGACCCGGGTGTGGCGGTGGAACCGTCCGGTGACGGTTCGCGAGGTTCTGCTCGATCTGCGCGCGGAACGCGATATCGCGTACACCACGGTGATGACGGTGCTGGACAAGCTCTACCGAAAGGGCTGGCTGCGCCGCGAGCGCGAGGGGCGGGCCTATCGATATGCGCCGGTCTCCTCCCGTGAGGCGTACACGGCATCTCTGATGAACGATGCGTGGGCCACCAGCGACAATCCCGCGGCGGCCCTGGTGCACTTCTTCGGCATGATGTCGGCCGACCAGCGCGCGGCACTGCGCGACGCGCTTCGTGTCACCGGCCCCGACCCTTCGGACGACGGCAATCCGCCCCTTGGCACCGATGGGACCGAGCCGGGGCCGACACGATAA
- a CDS encoding MerR family transcriptional regulator, protein MDTEQTWKVGALAQASGLTVRTLHHWDEIALLSPSRRTRAGHREYGEGDVIRLYQVLALRRLGLGLESIAVCLDAGVDPVRLVGEHLAGVEASIAALTTLRQRLAQVRDQLADEQEPDSATLIALLQAMGSAGPAGEQALRRHLDQDQLDALRDRAAAIGPTAHYLLEVEWPELYRRAEALRLAQADPASAPVQKLVRRMDELGALFACGDLSLSAGVRTAWHEDPAAMAGDPALAPDAWHDLTAFLDRARSAS, encoded by the coding sequence ATGGACACCGAACAGACCTGGAAGGTCGGGGCCTTGGCCCAGGCGAGCGGCCTGACCGTACGCACCCTGCACCACTGGGACGAGATCGCCCTGCTCAGCCCCTCCCGCCGCACCCGTGCCGGGCACCGTGAGTACGGCGAAGGGGACGTCATCCGCCTCTACCAGGTGCTGGCATTGCGCCGGCTGGGCCTCGGGCTGGAGAGCATCGCCGTCTGCCTGGACGCCGGGGTGGACCCGGTCCGGCTGGTGGGGGAGCACCTGGCCGGCGTCGAGGCCTCGATCGCGGCCCTGACGACCCTGCGGCAGCGCCTCGCCCAGGTCCGCGACCAACTGGCCGACGAGCAGGAGCCGGACAGCGCCACCCTGATCGCCCTGCTGCAGGCGATGGGCAGCGCGGGCCCGGCGGGCGAGCAGGCACTGCGGCGCCACCTGGACCAGGACCAGCTCGACGCGCTGCGCGACCGCGCCGCCGCGATCGGGCCCACCGCCCACTACCTGCTCGAGGTGGAGTGGCCGGAACTCTACCGCAGGGCGGAGGCGCTGCGGCTGGCGCAGGCCGACCCGGCCTCGGCGCCGGTGCAGAAGCTGGTGCGGCGGATGGACGAACTCGGCGCGCTCTTCGCCTGCGGCGACCTGTCCCTCTCCGCCGGCGTCCGGACAGCCTGGCACGAGGACCCGGCCGCGATGGCGGGCGACCCCGCGCTCGCCCCCGACGCCTGGCACGACCTCACCGCCTTCCTGGACCGCGCCCGGTCCGCGAGCTGA
- a CDS encoding trypco2 family protein: MSDDRFADIELAEAVEAVRRQLVSAAERAEGERFQFEVGTVELEFDVELRREVKAAGRVRAWVLSGQAEAAAGRTRTQRVTVSLTPKDVVSNGSVRVGNPDLGSREGFN, from the coding sequence GTGAGCGACGACCGGTTCGCGGACATCGAACTCGCGGAGGCGGTCGAGGCCGTCCGCCGGCAGCTGGTGTCGGCCGCCGAGCGCGCCGAGGGGGAGCGCTTCCAGTTCGAGGTCGGCACGGTCGAGCTGGAGTTCGACGTCGAGCTGCGCCGTGAGGTGAAGGCCGCCGGGCGGGTGCGGGCCTGGGTGCTCTCCGGCCAGGCCGAGGCGGCAGCCGGGCGCACCCGTACCCAGCGGGTCACCGTCAGCCTCACCCCCAAGGACGTCGTCAGCAACGGCAGCGTGCGGGTGGGCAACCCGGACCTGGGCAGCCGTGAGGGCTTCAATTGA
- a CDS encoding histone-like nucleoid-structuring protein Lsr2, producing the protein MAQRVQVILEDDLDGGSADETVTFALDGVAYEIDLKSGNAEKLRGLLAPYVEKGRKQSGRLTSARRSGGRAAARPAAGSADTAKIRTWAKDNGYNVNDRGRVPSNVREAYEAANVS; encoded by the coding sequence GTGGCACAGAGGGTGCAGGTCATTCTTGAAGACGATCTCGACGGCGGTTCGGCGGACGAGACGGTGACGTTCGCGCTCGACGGCGTTGCCTACGAGATCGACCTGAAGTCCGGCAACGCGGAGAAGCTGCGCGGTCTGCTCGCTCCGTACGTCGAAAAGGGCCGCAAGCAGAGCGGTCGCCTCACCAGCGCGCGCCGCTCCGGTGGCCGCGCCGCCGCCCGCCCGGCGGCCGGTAGTGCGGACACGGCCAAGATCCGCACGTGGGCGAAGGACAACGGCTACAACGTGAACGACCGCGGCCGGGTTCCGAGCAACGTCCGCGAGGCCTACGAGGCGGCCAACGTCTCCTGA
- a CDS encoding tetratricopeptide repeat protein produces the protein MSLTAQRVAAIRAAGQGSGVLLTGRLVLTVAHLLPPEGTAPVRIEAAVPGGRGWVRCTPLWRAPLDGADVTLLLAAGDLVRREVAAGFSPLHWGRIEGLDPVPLCHAIGYPAAGREDGGVLRSHQLVGTLAPGTGLGTGRHTLTTQHQPPGPVGGADSPWSGMSGAPVIFNGLLLGLATADLAPEVWSHSQLGLVPVVPLLDTPEFTRQLARRLPAPVRIQGISAQERQDAAFEERYARSIGKEHGRLKIFGLPQSLPWDLGTAYLSLQAVQLSDTQRSADSPAPRRGYGNTAVPSGDTLLGPPERRGRVEGMLKSRRRVLLRGQAGSGKTTLLQWLAVNAVAGTLVGELAELNYRVPFVLRLRTMFQLRNLQPVPAEFLAMDRSPVADSQPPGWADRLFAAGRAVLLVDGLDEIPQGERDEAGEWLAELLASYPNCFTLVTVRPSGVPAQWLSHLRFEELLLCPMDEWDRNRFVERWHQAALAAERAAAEATAPEQLTEDELAALEEQFRGMKNILRRTLRQSPELELLTDSPLLCAMICALHRDWEGALPRRKMELYELALDMLLLRRDKQRRVAVEPAGYQYGREEQLAPLQRMARWLVLNGQHEGDRSDALRQIAQVLPSLPAARAGLDAEQMLRHLVERTGLLTETSVDTFEFVHRTFQDYLAGLEFAQDRDFGLLAGRAADEHWADVVRMAVGHCSHGDRGRLLHRLLVAADECPDPREARWMRLVTASCLPYASVLAENVRAEVLAGVEPLLRLYPVEAEAAYEQREWQGLFAIGEDLLPLLTPDTDLPLWLVCRLLERMGGEEALSRLAAINSRIAAEQGSPDSSRDALASREVLARAYQEAGDLARAIPVLEQLVTLAEAVKGPGHPDTFGPRLRLADAYLDSGQLSGALPRYQQLLADAEAATGAGQGGAGDGTTAAGTPAAADLLHIRGRLGAAYLQAGAIGQAIPLLEDLTAQTEDLHGPESGEALAARGSHAAALRDAGVLAKAITTFEWLLMDAEHALGEDHPITLVIRTDAAAALAEAGDLSRAIAALEQVQADAVRALGEDYPATLTASLRLAAAYADAGDLFRAVPLLEAVDLARTRVLGERHPATFSARRHLAVAYLDQGEAALAFDLLHSTLERARRSVGDQHPESLALRHELGVATRRVGDARQALGLLREVLNDRWALLGERHPDTLRTRHQLAKAYWAAGDSVEAAQLAGRTLALCLTYLSAGHPLTVAVRESLRG, from the coding sequence TTGAGCCTGACGGCCCAGCGGGTCGCGGCGATCCGCGCGGCGGGCCAGGGCAGCGGCGTGCTGCTCACCGGCCGCCTGGTGCTGACCGTCGCGCATCTGCTGCCCCCCGAAGGGACGGCACCCGTGCGGATCGAGGCCGCCGTCCCCGGGGGCCGGGGCTGGGTGCGCTGCACCCCGCTGTGGCGCGCCCCGCTGGACGGCGCGGACGTCACGCTGCTGCTGGCCGCCGGCGACCTGGTCCGCCGGGAGGTGGCGGCCGGCTTCAGCCCGCTGCACTGGGGACGGATCGAGGGACTGGACCCGGTCCCGCTCTGCCACGCGATCGGCTACCCGGCTGCGGGCCGCGAGGACGGCGGGGTGCTGCGCAGCCACCAGCTGGTCGGCACGCTGGCTCCCGGCACCGGCCTGGGCACCGGCCGGCACACCCTGACCACCCAGCACCAGCCGCCGGGCCCGGTGGGCGGCGCCGACTCCCCGTGGTCGGGCATGTCGGGCGCCCCGGTGATCTTCAACGGCCTGCTGCTGGGCCTGGCCACCGCCGATCTCGCGCCCGAGGTCTGGAGCCACTCCCAGCTGGGCCTGGTCCCGGTCGTCCCGCTGCTCGACACCCCGGAGTTCACCCGGCAGCTGGCCCGGCGGCTGCCCGCTCCGGTCCGGATCCAGGGCATCTCGGCCCAGGAGCGCCAGGACGCCGCCTTCGAGGAGCGGTACGCCCGCAGCATCGGCAAGGAGCACGGCCGGCTGAAGATCTTCGGCCTGCCCCAGTCGCTGCCCTGGGACCTGGGCACCGCCTACCTGAGCCTGCAGGCCGTCCAGCTCTCCGACACCCAGCGCAGCGCCGACTCCCCGGCGCCCCGGCGCGGCTACGGCAACACGGCCGTGCCCTCCGGGGACACCCTGCTCGGCCCGCCCGAGCGGCGCGGACGGGTGGAGGGCATGCTCAAGAGCCGCCGCCGGGTCCTGCTGCGCGGCCAGGCGGGCTCCGGCAAGACCACCCTGCTGCAGTGGCTCGCGGTCAACGCGGTGGCCGGCACCCTGGTCGGCGAGCTGGCCGAACTCAACTACCGGGTTCCGTTCGTGCTGCGGCTGCGCACGATGTTCCAGCTGCGCAACCTGCAGCCGGTGCCCGCCGAGTTCCTGGCGATGGACCGCAGCCCGGTCGCCGACAGCCAGCCGCCCGGCTGGGCGGACCGGCTCTTCGCCGCCGGACGGGCGGTGCTGCTGGTCGACGGCCTGGACGAGATCCCGCAGGGCGAGCGCGACGAGGCCGGCGAGTGGCTGGCCGAGCTGCTCGCCTCCTACCCGAACTGCTTCACCCTGGTCACCGTGCGCCCCTCCGGGGTGCCCGCGCAGTGGCTCAGCCACCTGCGCTTCGAAGAACTGCTGCTCTGCCCGATGGACGAGTGGGACCGCAACCGCTTCGTCGAACGCTGGCACCAGGCGGCGCTGGCCGCCGAGCGCGCCGCCGCCGAGGCGACCGCGCCCGAGCAGCTGACCGAGGACGAACTCGCCGCGCTGGAGGAGCAGTTCCGTGGGATGAAGAACATCCTGCGGCGCACCCTGCGGCAGTCGCCGGAGCTGGAGCTGCTCACCGACAGCCCGCTGCTGTGCGCGATGATCTGCGCGCTGCACCGCGACTGGGAGGGCGCGCTGCCGCGCCGCAAGATGGAGCTCTACGAACTGGCCCTGGACATGCTGCTGCTGCGCCGCGACAAGCAGCGCCGGGTGGCCGTCGAACCGGCCGGCTACCAGTACGGGCGCGAGGAGCAGCTGGCGCCGTTGCAGCGGATGGCCCGCTGGCTGGTGCTCAACGGCCAGCACGAGGGCGACCGCAGCGACGCGCTGCGCCAGATCGCCCAGGTGCTGCCCAGCCTGCCCGCCGCCCGGGCCGGGCTGGACGCCGAGCAGATGCTGCGGCACCTGGTGGAACGCACCGGCCTGCTCACCGAGACCAGCGTGGACACCTTCGAATTCGTCCACCGCACCTTCCAGGACTACCTGGCCGGCCTGGAGTTCGCCCAGGACCGGGACTTCGGCCTGCTGGCCGGGCGGGCCGCCGACGAGCACTGGGCGGACGTGGTGCGGATGGCGGTGGGCCACTGCTCGCACGGCGACCGGGGCCGCCTGCTGCACCGCCTGCTGGTCGCCGCCGACGAGTGCCCCGACCCGCGCGAGGCCCGCTGGATGCGGCTGGTCACCGCCAGCTGCCTGCCGTACGCCTCGGTGCTGGCCGAGAACGTGCGCGCCGAGGTGCTGGCCGGGGTGGAGCCGCTGCTGCGGCTCTACCCGGTGGAGGCCGAGGCCGCCTACGAACAGCGCGAGTGGCAGGGGCTGTTCGCGATCGGCGAGGACCTGCTGCCGCTGCTCACCCCCGACACCGACCTGCCGCTCTGGCTGGTCTGCCGGCTGCTGGAACGGATGGGCGGCGAGGAGGCGCTCAGCCGGCTGGCCGCGATCAACAGCCGGATCGCGGCCGAACAGGGCTCGCCCGACTCCTCGCGCGACGCGCTCGCCTCCCGCGAGGTGCTGGCCCGCGCCTACCAGGAGGCCGGCGACCTGGCCCGGGCGATCCCGGTGCTGGAGCAACTGGTCACCCTTGCCGAGGCGGTGAAGGGCCCCGGCCACCCCGACACCTTCGGTCCGCGGCTGCGGCTGGCCGACGCCTACCTCGACTCCGGCCAGCTCAGTGGCGCGCTGCCGCGCTACCAGCAGCTGCTCGCCGACGCCGAGGCCGCCACCGGTGCGGGGCAGGGCGGCGCGGGCGACGGCACCACGGCCGCCGGCACGCCCGCCGCCGCCGACCTGCTGCACATCCGCGGCCGGCTCGGCGCCGCCTATCTGCAGGCCGGCGCGATCGGCCAGGCGATCCCGCTGCTGGAGGACCTCACCGCGCAGACCGAGGACCTGCACGGCCCGGAGAGCGGCGAGGCGCTGGCCGCCCGCGGCAGCCACGCCGCCGCGCTGCGCGACGCGGGCGTGCTCGCCAAGGCGATCACCACCTTCGAGTGGCTGCTGATGGACGCCGAGCACGCGCTCGGCGAGGACCACCCGATCACCCTGGTGATCCGCACCGACGCCGCCGCCGCGCTGGCCGAGGCCGGCGACCTGTCCCGGGCGATCGCCGCCCTCGAACAGGTCCAGGCGGATGCGGTGCGCGCGCTCGGTGAGGACTACCCCGCCACTCTGACCGCGAGCCTGCGGCTGGCCGCCGCCTACGCGGACGCGGGCGACCTGTTCCGGGCCGTCCCGCTGCTGGAGGCCGTCGACCTGGCCCGCACCCGGGTGCTCGGCGAGCGGCACCCCGCCACCTTCAGCGCCCGCCGTCATCTCGCGGTTGCCTATCTCGACCAGGGCGAGGCGGCGCTCGCCTTCGACCTGCTGCACAGCACGCTGGAGCGGGCCCGGCGCTCGGTGGGCGACCAGCACCCCGAGTCGCTCGCGCTGCGCCACGAACTGGGGGTCGCCACCCGGCGGGTGGGCGACGCGAGGCAGGCGCTGGGGCTGCTGCGCGAGGTGCTCAACGACCGCTGGGCGCTGCTGGGCGAGCGCCACCCGGACACCCTGCGCACCCGTCATCAGCTGGCGAAGGCCTACTGGGCGGCCGGGGACTCGGTGGAGGCGGCCCAACTGGCCGGGCGCACCCTGGCGTTGTGCCTGACCTACCTGAGCGCCGGGCATCCGCTGACGGTGGCGGTCCGGGAGAGCCTGCGCGGCTGA
- a CDS encoding threonine aldolase family protein, with protein MTDESNGPSDPVLDPQDQRFARWRSSRRILSGPRPVTLHERLAELGADARAVVGPQERPDTYGDGVVAELECRVADLLGKPAAVFFPTGTMAQQVALRCWARRRGSQVVAAHPQFHLETRERHAYRRLTGLETVWPTAAGRLPTAAELTAFDEPFGVLMIELPLREAGFVLPEWSELTGLVAAARRRGAAVHLDGARLWESAAHYNRPLARLAALGDSVYVSLYKALGGISGAVLAGDPELVREAVAWRHRYGGLLYQQWPAALSGLAALNRELPRLPGYLAQARILADGLREVLSEVPGGRLHPDPPHTHQFQLWLPHPPQLLAEATLRHAETSGDALFGSWWETRLPGLSMTEVTALTPSLAWSAGQVADSFRGFLQLLEKGG; from the coding sequence ATGACGGACGAGTCGAACGGCCCATCGGATCCGGTGCTCGACCCGCAGGACCAGCGTTTCGCCCGGTGGCGCTCCAGTCGCCGGATCCTCTCCGGGCCGCGCCCGGTCACCCTGCACGAGCGCCTCGCCGAACTGGGCGCCGACGCCCGTGCCGTGGTCGGCCCGCAGGAGCGTCCCGACACCTACGGCGACGGCGTGGTCGCCGAACTGGAGTGCCGGGTGGCCGACCTGCTCGGCAAGCCCGCCGCCGTGTTCTTCCCCACCGGCACCATGGCCCAGCAGGTCGCGCTGCGCTGCTGGGCCCGCCGGCGCGGCAGCCAGGTGGTCGCCGCCCACCCGCAGTTCCACCTGGAGACCCGCGAGCGCCACGCCTACCGCCGCCTCACCGGCCTGGAGACGGTCTGGCCCACCGCCGCCGGCCGGCTGCCCACCGCCGCCGAACTGACCGCGTTCGACGAACCCTTCGGCGTGCTGATGATCGAACTGCCGCTGCGCGAGGCCGGCTTCGTGCTGCCCGAGTGGTCCGAGCTGACCGGGCTGGTGGCCGCGGCCCGCCGCCGCGGCGCGGCGGTGCACCTGGACGGCGCCCGGCTCTGGGAGTCCGCCGCCCACTACAACCGACCGCTGGCCCGGCTCGCCGCGCTCGGCGACTCGGTCTACGTCTCGCTCTACAAGGCGCTGGGCGGCATCAGCGGGGCGGTGCTGGCCGGTGACCCCGAGCTGGTGCGCGAGGCCGTCGCCTGGCGCCACCGCTACGGCGGCCTGCTCTACCAGCAGTGGCCCGCCGCGCTCTCCGGGCTCGCCGCGCTCAATCGCGAACTGCCGCGCCTGCCCGGCTACCTGGCCCAGGCCCGGATCCTGGCGGACGGGCTGCGCGAGGTGCTGTCCGAGGTGCCGGGCGGGCGGCTGCACCCCGATCCGCCGCACACCCACCAGTTCCAGCTCTGGCTGCCGCACCCGCCACAGCTCCTCGCCGAGGCGACCCTGCGGCACGCCGAGACCAGCGGCGACGCGCTCTTCGGCAGCTGGTGGGAGACCCGGCTGCCGGGTCTGTCGATGACCGAGGTGACCGCGCTGACGCCTTCGCTGGCCTGGTCGGCCGGGCAGGTCGCCGACTCCTTCCGCGGCTTTCTCCAGCTTCTGGAGAAAGGGGGTTGA